Within the Triticum aestivum cultivar Chinese Spring unplaced genomic scaffold, IWGSC CS RefSeq v2.1 scaffold141362, whole genome shotgun sequence genome, the region TTTTACCCTTATACTTTAGTGTTTTGGGCTCATGCTGGGCGGGCCATGGCACTGTTTTGTTCGTACGTAGCTCCGCCAGTGCTCCACTGTCATCACTCAATTTCGCTTATTTCGCCGTAAGATTTTGTAGAGGAATTGCTCATCTTTCTTTGTAACTTGCAAATACATGCATATTTAGAGCTACAATCTCAGGTCATTTTACCAGATTAATTAATTGTTATAGTTGGGAACATGTAATGTAAACTTCTGTATCCACTAAAATTGACCGGTAACTAATAGAATTCTGCTTTACCCAAGCTTGTACACGAAACAGTGGAAGTGCTTCCTACAATGCAGTCAACATGAAGATTTTAGTTACTATTAGAGGTGACATCCCTATAAATACACAACTGCTACTTGATTTAGGTACTAGGTTTGACTGTGATATTTCAGGATTCTAACACTTGACAATTTATCATGTGTTGTCGAATAAAACACAGTATTAGACAAAAGTATTGTACCTTCAGTGTTTAAAAATTGCAATCACTCTGTTGACAGTCTTAAGTAATATCTAGCTGCATTTAATTAATGCTAATGCTTTATGCAATTTCTAATTAGCTTCACAGGATTTAAATACATATTTGTTAAAATCATTTTGTAGGTACTTTGTTGTAATTGATGATGTGTGGAGCGCGGACGTATGGGAAACTATCAGGCTTGTATTATTGAATAATAATAACCATGGGAGTAGAATTATTACTACAACACGTAATACTGAAGTTGCATCATGTTGTTCTTCAGGTGGTGGTCATGTTTATAAAATGGAACCCCTTACGTTTGATGACTCCAAAAGGTTGTTTTTTAGAAGAACATTTGGTCCTGAGGATTTATGCCATCCTCATCTGGAAAAAGTCTCTAATGACATATTAAGAAAATGTTCTGGCCTACCATTGGCTATTATTACTGTGTCTAGTTTGTTGGCTGATCAGCATGCAGAAGATGAATGGAAGAGGGTGTTAGCTGCTATTGGTTCTGCACTTGCAAAGGATTCTGGTGCTGATAAGATGACAAAGATATTATCTTTCAGCTACTTTGATCTTCCTCACCATCTGAGAGCCTGTTTGTTGTACTTGAGTATATTTCCAGAAGATTCTACTATCTGGAAACAACATTTGATACATATGTGGGTCGCTGAAGGATTCATTCATGAAAAACAAGGGCGAAGTCGATATGAAATAGGTGAGAGTTATTTTAACGAGCTCATTAATAGAAGCTTGATCCAACCGGTTGGTGCAACATTGGGCCAGGTAGAGTCATGCCAAGTCCATGATATAGTTCTGGATTTTATCACATGCATAGCTGCTGAAGTGAATTTTGTCACTAAATTCAGTGATGTAGAGCATGGACACAATTCATATGACAGAGTCCGCAGGCTCATTATAGGGAATACCAGTAATGAAAAGGTTGCCATATCAACAAGCCCGATCCTCTCTCATGTTCGGTCGCTCATTATATATGCGCATGACCCTCAAGTTTCTTTATTGGCTTTCCCAGTTCTTCGTGTCTTGGACCTAGGAAAGTGCTGGTGGTTAGAAGAGCACCATGTTGCAAATATTGAAAAGCTACTTCTTCTGAAGTATCTGAGTCTTGCAAATGTTACGCTCCTCCCCCAAAAAATTGGAGAACTGCAGTATTTGGAAACACTGGACATAACAAATACCAGAATTCTAGAAATGCCATTGGCTGTTACAAGCCTCCAATGGCTGGCCAGTCTAAATGTTCATTACCACATTAGATTTACGGATGGAATGATTGGTAAGATGCAAAGCTTGGAAGAGCTAGAGACGTTCGGTGTCCACTCCTATGAACAAGGGAAGCCACTAGAAGAATTCAGCCAGCTAACCAAGATGTGGAGGTTGAAAGTACAGCTGGGGATGTTTGAATTGTGGGAAGGACCAGGTCAAATTGAGGACCTTCACGGTTACTTGGGAACATTAGTATCTTCATGCAACCTTCGTCATCTAAATATATCCAAGCTAAGCTCGAACTTCCTAGCTGTCAAAACTTACTTTCCACTGTCACTGGACTCATGGTGTCCGACTACTCCCTGCAGCCTTCAGGAGCTTCACATAACATACTGTTTCATTGACAAGGTTCCAAACTGGATGAGCTTGCTCTGCAATCTTAGAGAATTAGAAATCTATGTCGCCAGTGTGAGGCCAGAAGATGTTAGGATCCTTGGGTCAATACCAACTTTGCTTATCCTCAAACTAAAGACTTTCAATGGCACCGATGGAAGAATTCTCATTCATGGGTTCagcaatttgaaatatttccatTTGGAACTCCTTTATTGTGGGACCTCACTGGAGTTTGAAGAGGGATCAATGCCAAGGCTTGAGCACCTGGAGCTGGAGTTCCGTGTGCATCAGATGGATTGCCTGAATGGTTCTCCCAATTTCGGTATCCAACACCTCTCTGCCCTCCGCAAAGTTGAGGTCTGTATTTTGTGCAACTTTGGCAATAGAGACAATCCGTTGGCAGGTTTAGAATGCTGCTTTGGCAAATTCATTGGAATGATTATTGAAGCTGACATCGAGGCGCTTCCCAATTGTTCCAGTTTCCTTTTACAATATGGAAATGTACCATTCGGAAACGTGGCCTGCGAACATTACACAAAAATTGTAAGTTCTCTACCAGAATCGGTAGCATTTGGTCATTTCAGTTCGTCCTCTTAGTTTGCTACTAGTACTTTATTTCTTTCTTCCATGCCGCAAAATTTTGGCCAGACGTTTAATTAGTTAAATAAATCTGTACTTGTCACCGTGTTTCGGCTTTGCTTTCGTTTTTCTTCTGCTGTATGAGTATTTCATCCTGGTGTTTCAAAACAGGTGGAGACAGACTGTGAGAAGGAAGATGAAGCAGGACGAGGCAAAGTTGGAAGTGCAGGAGCACCCCACTGGCATGTGGGAGAAAATTACTTTCGAATGTCATTTGGTTAAACAAATAATGTACGTTCTCGATCCCTGGTAGCATCATGCAGAGCTGCACCAGTGTGCTGCTTCGCTAGATGGGGGTCATCGAAGAGGACAAGGAGAATGCGATCTCAGGGGCCTTCTTGAGGGTTATTGGAGAGAGTTTGATCACCTTCTTTCCGAGCCCCAAGTGGCGAGTTTGGTGGCTCCGCCTGGTTGGTCAGTTCGTTGACAACCAACTGGCAGAGACTGTGTCGCCACCGTGGCCACCAGCGTAGGCAAGCTCAATAAATCTTGTGAAGGCCTGGTGAGTTATATGCTGCTCTACTTTGGTTGCTGGATGATCAAGTAGCTAATTAAGCCTTAGTATTTTCCAATCAAGATTTGCTTTGTTTGTAATGATTAAAGCGTGATATACCGTGTTGAATATAGACTTTGTGCCTGTAGACTCCTACGGTGTGAAAGTGGTTCTTGCTGCAGCAGTTGCAAATGCTCTGTGTTGGTGCAGGTTTTTGCTGTAGCCGCCTCAGCTCTGGTATGCAGGTTTGTGCTGGTTGCAAGACAATCTGATTAACTTGCAAGTACTAATAAGAACCAGGAGGCGGGAGCGGATGTTACCCTCTCCAGCCCATTCTCGGTTGCAAAGGTTTGTCGAATGAGCAATCTGGATAACGGAGGTGTTTCCTCTTACCGTGGACAATCTCTGAAATTGCCATAATGAACGTGTTTTTAACGGAACGAACTTCCATACCTTTTGTAGGTTATGACAAGGGCTACATAATGGATCCGTATGTGGCGCTATCTTCAACTCGCAAAGGATCATTCACCTAAGACCTTTAGGTGCAATCATTGGGAGATTGTAGCACCAGATACACTCAACCCAATTTGATGACAGTCTAGTAGTAAGTTATGTATTTGTAATCATTTATATTgtgggtgtaagggc harbors:
- the LOC123175846 gene encoding disease resistance protein RGA5, yielding MEAALVTVSTGVMKPLLSKLFKLPLDEHRKLQGVRRDAKFIGDELRSMKAALEVLADEEQLEPAMRIWRDDVRELSYDMEDCIDVFVAHVDHEPDGRTMLKKFVDMLKKPKHRHQAASEIGKLKARVAEASERHKRYNIIRPTPCISSCAIDPRLPALYAEVDELVGIDGPKDDIIDWFQWEATSTQPQVLSIVGSGGLGKTTLAKQVYHALESQFSCAAFVSVSRNPDMRKILRDIAQGVGFTDSPPDDDVQQLISKLRQHLKNERYFVVIDDVWSADVWETIRLVLLNNNNHGSRIITTTRNTEVASCCSSGGGHVYKMEPLTFDDSKRLFFRRTFGPEDLCHPHLEKVSNDILRKCSGLPLAIITVSSLLADQHAEDEWKRVLAAIGSALAKDSGADKMTKILSFSYFDLPHHLRACLLYLSIFPEDSTIWKQHLIHMWVAEGFIHEKQGRSRYEIGESYFNELINRSLIQPVGATLGQVESCQVHDIVLDFITCIAAEVNFVTKFSDVEHGHNSYDRVRRLIIGNTSNEKVAISTSPILSHVRSLIIYAHDPQVSLLAFPVLRVLDLGKCWWLEEHHVANIEKLLLLKYLSLANVTLLPQKIGELQYLETLDITNTRILEMPLAVTSLQWLASLNVHYHIRFTDGMIGKMQSLEELETFGVHSYEQGKPLEEFSQLTKMWRLKVQLGMFELWEGPGQIEDLHGYLGTLVSSCNLRHLNISKLSSNFLAVKTYFPLSLDSWCPTTPCSLQELHITYCFIDKVPNWMSLLCNLRELEIYVASVRPEDVRILGSIPTLLILKLKTFNGTDGRILIHGFSNLKYFHLELLYCGTSLEFEEGSMPRLEHLELEFRVHQMDCLNGSPNFGIQHLSALRKVEVCILCNFGNRDNPLAGLECCFGKFIGMIIEADIEALPNCSSFLLQYGNVPFGNVACEHYTKIVETDCEKEDEAGRGKVGSAGAPHWHVGENYFRMSFG